In Chloroflexota bacterium, one genomic interval encodes:
- a CDS encoding DNA double-strand break repair nuclease NurA, whose translation MAIDFQQVRQQIIEMGKDAPLRAQHMRETREKALQALSDWAEKLDELQLKVDAALQANPNLRCALPRDENLLTRAASPEVPAAATLLAADGSQINPNRHASVDFCLVNVGAIQMQHGEPDAPTTDVQSKLYYDDQMYVGGGYINERMVALLRDLRERTLLAELAEDLPSPAITLTDGPLELWVGSEVSLETGEYEKRFKEYLAALRRLHRIGASTAGYIDKPRGDLLVRLLEIALLPLDEIEKAGRTHRPFLQLADADLFAEILRPGERSAVLGIQSRNAELYTAELALHFFYLNVSRNPRKPYTVRVEIPAWVAANAAMLDQLHAILLHQSHILGGRPYPYILHRSHEVAVVSRDEAQQVENMIALELQKHGIEFSEGSFKQAAKDVSVS comes from the coding sequence ATGGCAATTGATTTCCAGCAAGTGCGCCAACAAATTATCGAAATGGGAAAAGATGCTCCTCTGCGAGCGCAGCACATGCGCGAAACTCGTGAGAAAGCACTCCAGGCGCTCTCCGATTGGGCTGAGAAATTGGACGAATTGCAGCTCAAGGTAGATGCTGCCCTTCAGGCGAATCCGAATTTGCGCTGTGCCCTGCCCCGGGACGAGAATCTGCTTACCCGTGCAGCCAGCCCCGAGGTCCCCGCCGCCGCCACGCTGCTCGCCGCCGATGGTTCCCAGATCAATCCCAATCGGCATGCCTCGGTCGATTTTTGTCTGGTTAATGTGGGGGCTATCCAGATGCAGCATGGCGAGCCGGATGCCCCAACTACCGATGTTCAGAGTAAGCTGTATTATGACGACCAAATGTATGTGGGCGGCGGGTATATCAACGAGCGCATGGTAGCATTGCTGCGCGATCTGCGCGAGCGCACATTGCTGGCGGAATTGGCCGAAGATTTGCCATCCCCCGCGATTACGCTCACGGATGGGCCGCTGGAGCTTTGGGTGGGGAGCGAAGTTTCTTTGGAAACCGGGGAATATGAGAAACGCTTCAAAGAATATTTGGCTGCCTTGCGCCGGTTGCACCGCATTGGCGCATCGACTGCCGGGTATATCGACAAGCCGCGCGGCGACTTGCTGGTACGCCTGTTGGAGATTGCGCTTCTACCCCTGGATGAAATTGAGAAAGCCGGACGCACGCATCGCCCATTTTTGCAACTCGCCGATGCTGATCTCTTTGCCGAAATTTTGCGTCCCGGCGAGCGTTCAGCTGTTTTGGGCATTCAATCGCGCAATGCCGAGTTGTATACGGCGGAGTTAGCGTTGCATTTCTTTTATCTGAATGTCAGCCGCAACCCCCGCAAGCCCTACACGGTGCGCGTCGAAATTCCTGCCTGGGTGGCTGCCAATGCCGCCATGCTCGACCAACTGCACGCCATTTTGCTGCACCAGTCTCATATTCTGGGAGGGCGGCCTTACCCCTATATTTTGCACCGCTCGCACGAGGTTGCAGTGGTCAGCCGCGATGAAGCCCAGCAGGTTGAAAATATGATCGCGCTGGAATTGCAGAAACATGGCATCGAATTCAGCGAAGGTTCGTTCAAGCAAGCGGCAAAAGATGTGTCGGTTTCGTAA
- the ggt gene encoding gamma-glutamyltransferase — translation MGMRGMVATSQPLAVAAGLEILARGGSAADAAIATAAALNVTEPTSTGIGGDAFALYYEAATGQVTALNASGRAPAALTIELIQKDGLFTNSQSPISNPYHPHTITVPGACSGWSEMVARHGCLTLADVLAPAIRLAEAGFPVAPVTAHFWKRGAERQLAQALNGHELTITGCAPKPGEIFRNPGLARTFRAVAAGGVDAFYRGEIAAAIVAVIKQAGGCMTLDDLAAHQATWDEPISTIYRGYRVWECPPNGQGLAALLGLNLLEGFDIAALKPLSAERLHLQIDSMRLAFADTRWYAADPTFSPAPLAELLSKEYAAERRAQIDPQRASLDQQRGTPVASSDTVYLSVVDGEGNACSFINSNYMGFGTGIVPKGWGFTLQNRGHNFSLDPKHPNALMPGKRPYHTIIPSMITIPSPPTHLPQGEGQRGEGLFASFGVMGGFMQPQGHLQVASALIDDQLNPQAALDQPRFCIDAATAGGALDLEEGLLPAEIQKLADMGHPVRMVNGYGRAVFGRGQVICRDPESGALTGGSDPRADGCAMSL, via the coding sequence ATGGGAATGCGTGGCATGGTAGCCACATCCCAGCCCCTGGCCGTTGCCGCCGGGCTTGAAATTCTCGCCCGCGGCGGCAGTGCCGCCGATGCAGCCATCGCCACTGCTGCCGCCCTCAACGTCACCGAGCCAACTTCCACGGGGATTGGCGGGGATGCGTTTGCGCTCTACTATGAAGCCGCCACAGGGCAGGTTACGGCACTGAACGCCTCGGGGCGCGCCCCCGCCGCATTGACCATCGAGCTCATCCAAAAAGACGGCCTGTTCACCAATTCCCAATCACCAATTAGCAATCCTTACCATCCCCACACCATCACCGTGCCGGGTGCTTGCTCCGGCTGGAGTGAGATGGTGGCGCGTCACGGGTGTTTGACCCTGGCCGATGTGCTGGCTCCTGCTATACGGCTGGCCGAGGCTGGTTTCCCGGTTGCCCCGGTGACAGCTCACTTTTGGAAGCGCGGCGCAGAGCGCCAATTAGCGCAGGCGCTCAATGGCCACGAACTGACTATCACAGGGTGCGCGCCAAAACCCGGCGAGATCTTCCGCAACCCGGGGCTGGCGCGCACCTTTCGGGCGGTCGCCGCGGGCGGCGTAGACGCGTTTTACCGCGGCGAAATCGCTGCAGCCATCGTGGCTGTCATTAAACAGGCGGGCGGCTGTATGACTCTCGATGATCTGGCCGCACATCAAGCCACCTGGGATGAACCGATCAGCACCATCTACCGCGGCTACCGCGTATGGGAGTGCCCGCCCAACGGCCAGGGTTTAGCTGCCTTGTTGGGGCTGAATTTGCTCGAAGGCTTCGACATTGCCGCGCTGAAGCCGCTTTCAGCGGAACGCTTGCACCTGCAAATTGATTCCATGCGCCTGGCTTTTGCCGATACGCGCTGGTACGCCGCCGACCCCACTTTCTCTCCCGCGCCGCTTGCCGAACTGCTCTCGAAAGAATATGCCGCTGAACGCCGCGCACAAATTGACCCACAGCGCGCCAGCCTTGACCAGCAGCGCGGCACGCCTGTGGCCTCATCGGATACCGTCTACCTCAGCGTGGTGGATGGCGAAGGTAACGCCTGCTCGTTCATCAACAGCAACTATATGGGCTTCGGCACCGGGATTGTGCCCAAAGGTTGGGGTTTCACCTTGCAAAACCGCGGCCACAACTTTAGTCTTGATCCCAAACACCCCAATGCACTAATGCCGGGCAAGCGGCCATATCACACAATTATTCCCTCGATGATTACCATTCCCTCTCCCCCAACCCATCTTCCCCAGGGAGAGGGGCAAAGGGGTGAGGGCCTATTCGCCAGCTTTGGCGTGATGGGCGGTTTTATGCAGCCACAGGGGCATCTACAGGTTGCCAGCGCCTTAATCGACGATCAACTCAACCCGCAGGCCGCTCTCGACCAACCGCGCTTTTGCATTGATGCTGCGACAGCCGGTGGCGCGCTCGACCTGGAAGAAGGCCTACTCCCCGCTGAAATCCAAAAACTGGCTGATATGGGGCACCCTGTTCGTATGGTCAATGGCTATGGGCGGGCGGTCTTCGGGCGCGGGCAGGTGATTTGCCGCGACCCCGAAAGCGGCGCGCTGACCGGCGGCAGCGATCCCCGCGCCGATGGCTGCGCGATGAGTTTATAG
- a CDS encoding NifU family protein, which produces MTENAQAYSKEEMLKGLVAQVSAYIEQYHGGSVEMISFKDNQLNVRLGGACIGCPLSTATLQGWVAGTIKQFFPDVEVIGVE; this is translated from the coding sequence ATGACAGAAAACGCGCAAGCCTATTCAAAAGAAGAAATGCTAAAAGGCCTGGTAGCGCAAGTGAGCGCCTATATTGAGCAATACCATGGCGGTTCGGTTGAGATGATTTCATTCAAGGACAATCAACTCAATGTACGCTTGGGCGGAGCCTGCATAGGTTGCCCGCTTTCCACCGCTACCCTGCAAGGTTGGGTAGCCGGTACGATCAAGCAATTTTTTCCCGATGTGGAAGTGATCGGCGTAGAATAA
- a CDS encoding YwbE family protein produces the protein MTTIPRNQIKPGLCVRIVQKQDQRSGKLTEGIVQDILTKSASHPHGIKVRLADGKVGRVKEIVVPHG, from the coding sequence ATGACTACGATTCCACGAAATCAGATCAAACCCGGACTATGTGTGCGTATTGTGCAAAAACAAGATCAACGCAGCGGTAAACTTACCGAAGGTATTGTGCAAGATATTCTTACGAAATCGGCATCACACCCGCACGGGATTAAAGTGCGGCTGGCCGATGGCAAAGTTGGGCGGGTAAAAGAGATTGTCGTGCCCCATGGATAA
- a CDS encoding ferritin, translating into MILSKQLEDAINAQVGAEFAASLQYVSIAAYFDADDLPQLAAFFYRQAEEEKEHAMKFAHYIVEAGGQVRIPAINKTEYDFTSPKHCAQLALDWETEVTRMINGLMDIAINDKDYISQDFLRWFVAEQLEEISTMGTLLKTIERAKDNILWVEDFLARNPIVEPEAAAE; encoded by the coding sequence ATGATTCTCAGCAAACAACTTGAAGATGCCATCAATGCCCAGGTGGGTGCGGAATTTGCAGCCAGTTTACAATATGTGAGCATTGCGGCTTATTTCGATGCCGATGACCTGCCACAATTGGCGGCTTTTTTCTACCGTCAAGCCGAAGAGGAGAAAGAGCACGCCATGAAGTTTGCCCACTATATCGTCGAGGCGGGCGGTCAGGTGCGTATTCCTGCAATTAACAAAACAGAATACGATTTTACATCTCCGAAACACTGCGCGCAACTGGCGCTGGATTGGGAGACCGAAGTCACGCGCATGATTAACGGGCTGATGGATATTGCCATTAACGATAAAGATTATATCTCTCAGGATTTCTTACGCTGGTTTGTTGCCGAACAATTAGAAGAGATTTCGACAATGGGCACGCTGCTCAAAACCATTGAGCGCGCCAAAGATAATATTCTGTGGGTCGAAGATTTTCTGGCACGCAACCCGATTGTTGAGCCGGAAGCGGCTGCTGAATAA
- a CDS encoding DUF3800 domain-containing protein yields MGNQISGVTICPRTYLIYVDESGDPGILQPDRSNSQHYILSGVIIPVDRWRVIFEQHRQIRYYLKQAYGLPVRTEIHIADWLGRNRSKQKFHDLMGNKKNRVATLRDYIQRIALDLIDIQFIHVHVNKVNYRKETPINLIAWERLIQRFHNFLEYQRFEGITVPANGMIFADQNDEPMLRRLLRKMRAYNPVPNLYGGGTRQKLCTQIVDDPVIRDSKHSYFVQMVDVSAYLLYQKLYPRGSLKRYNVDRLFDLLHPRLLLEASRKDPYGMGIVHV; encoded by the coding sequence ATGGGTAATCAAATCTCAGGAGTAACAATTTGCCCCAGAACTTATTTAATTTATGTTGATGAATCCGGTGACCCAGGAATTCTTCAACCCGATAGAAGTAATTCCCAACATTACATACTTTCAGGTGTGATTATTCCTGTAGATCGCTGGAGAGTTATTTTTGAGCAACATCGTCAAATACGATACTATTTGAAACAAGCCTATGGACTTCCCGTGCGTACAGAAATTCATATTGCTGATTGGTTAGGGCGAAATCGAAGTAAACAGAAATTTCATGATTTAATGGGGAACAAGAAAAATCGAGTTGCAACTCTTAGAGATTATATTCAAAGAATCGCTTTGGATTTAATTGATATTCAGTTTATTCATGTTCATGTCAATAAGGTAAACTATAGAAAGGAAACTCCCATAAATCTAATTGCATGGGAACGGTTAATTCAACGATTTCATAATTTTCTTGAATATCAAAGATTTGAAGGGATAACTGTACCAGCTAATGGAATGATTTTTGCTGATCAAAACGATGAGCCGATGTTGCGTCGTTTGCTTCGAAAAATGCGAGCTTACAACCCGGTTCCAAATCTATATGGTGGGGGAACCCGACAAAAACTTTGTACTCAGATTGTCGATGATCCTGTAATTCGAGATTCTAAACATAGTTATTTTGTTCAAATGGTTGATGTATCTGCGTACCTACTTTATCAGAAACTATATCCACGCGGAAGCCTCAAACGTTACAATGTGGATCGATTATTTGATTTATTGCATCCTCGCCTACTATTAGAGGCCTCAAGAAAAGATCCATATGGCATGGGGATCGTACATGTTTAA
- a CDS encoding aminotransferase IV encodes MDNCFINGQFLPSDQATIRVADLGLQRSYGVFDYARTLRGELFHFNDHLARFRQSAAELGLVPPASDDEISDIARQLIAESRFANPAIRLILTGGYADDPHPLENPNFIVSTEELPTYPPETYIHGKNLITVAYQRELPQVKSLNYMNSIRLLPLLRQKGAFDMLFYGVHGITECPRSNFFLFHGDTLVTAQAHILHGITRKIVLKLAPQKYSVEEREIALEELFTADEAFVTSTSKRVLPIVEVDGAPIGNGKVGKRTKTLLGLFDR; translated from the coding sequence ATGGATAATTGCTTTATCAATGGGCAGTTTCTTCCCAGCGATCAAGCCACGATCCGGGTGGCAGATTTGGGCTTGCAGCGCAGCTATGGGGTGTTTGACTATGCCCGTACACTACGCGGCGAACTCTTTCATTTCAATGACCATCTGGCTCGTTTCCGGCAATCCGCTGCGGAGCTGGGTCTCGTGCCCCCCGCATCGGATGATGAGATCAGCGATATCGCCCGGCAGCTTATCGCTGAAAGCCGCTTCGCCAATCCTGCCATCCGACTGATTCTCACCGGGGGCTATGCTGATGATCCCCATCCGCTGGAAAATCCAAATTTTATCGTCAGTACTGAAGAATTGCCAACCTACCCGCCAGAAACATATATACATGGCAAAAATTTAATCACCGTGGCGTATCAGCGCGAATTGCCGCAGGTTAAATCGCTGAACTATATGAACTCGATCCGCTTGCTGCCGCTGCTGCGCCAAAAAGGCGCGTTTGATATGCTTTTTTATGGGGTGCATGGCATTACTGAATGCCCGCGCAGCAACTTTTTTCTCTTTCACGGCGATACGCTGGTGACGGCGCAGGCGCATATTTTGCACGGGATTACCCGAAAAATTGTGCTTAAACTTGCGCCGCAAAAATACTCTGTGGAAGAAAGAGAGATTGCGCTTGAGGAGCTTTTTACAGCCGATGAAGCCTTCGTGACTTCGACCAGTAAACGCGTGTTACCCATCGTTGAAGTCGATGGCGCTCCAATTGGGAATGGCAAGGTTGGAAAACGCACGAAGACGTTACTTGGTTTATTTGATCGTTAA
- a CDS encoding ATP-binding protein codes for MQNRKSIGYIVGGGLKESFRARLQVPSQEVQEGAFVVIDNLPWHFYGLVTDIQLGATDPRFADEQSQARLPAEIAKLLHGQTLYTNLEILPALMLDVGPDMESPDYARWLSAIDSGLRDQPRPVPVKTVPPHHSQVYLAHEGDIAEIFGKDEKGNFVIGYTREQGHPVRINMEKFIQRSSGIFGATGTGKSFLTRMVLAGLIQYDKASVLIFDMHNEYGLDDTASDTGERVVGLKAKFRSKVRVVGLGAGALIRGQAADFNLEIAMRDIRPADVELLARELNLRETTPTTLDALQKTFGPQNWFNEFRQLKVGSVIETEDGKKIPAPDSVAYWANAEGVNLAAAEGLHNKMRRLFNTEYIVENPSSDGINEIVKALEAGQHIVLSFGDHESDLDYLLVSNLLTRHIRNRWEASANAFRSSGRNEPRPLVIAVEEAHKLLNREMARQTTFSTIARELRKYYVTLLIIDQRPSQIYDEVMSQLGTRISGWLGDEDDLRAVLSGLSGRDSLRGMLARLQPKEEVLLLGWGVPMPLPVRSRRYDDRFWDELLGKKKFDAEQNLRELGF; via the coding sequence ATGCAAAATCGAAAATCCATTGGCTATATCGTCGGCGGCGGACTAAAAGAGAGTTTCCGCGCCCGGTTGCAAGTGCCCTCCCAGGAGGTGCAAGAAGGCGCCTTTGTGGTCATTGATAATCTGCCCTGGCATTTCTACGGGCTGGTGACGGATATTCAACTCGGCGCCACCGACCCGCGTTTTGCCGATGAGCAAAGCCAAGCGCGCCTGCCTGCCGAAATCGCGAAACTACTCCACGGACAAACCCTCTACACCAATTTGGAAATTCTCCCCGCCCTGATGTTGGATGTTGGCCCCGATATGGAATCGCCTGACTACGCGCGCTGGCTCTCAGCGATCGATTCCGGCTTGCGTGACCAACCGCGCCCCGTACCCGTCAAAACCGTACCGCCGCATCACTCCCAAGTTTATTTGGCGCATGAGGGCGATATTGCTGAAATTTTTGGCAAGGATGAAAAAGGCAATTTTGTCATCGGCTACACGCGCGAGCAGGGACATCCCGTGCGCATCAATATGGAGAAATTTATCCAGCGCTCCTCCGGAATTTTCGGTGCAACCGGCACGGGAAAATCTTTCCTCACCCGAATGGTGCTGGCCGGATTGATCCAGTATGATAAAGCCTCCGTGCTGATTTTTGATATGCACAATGAATACGGCCTGGATGATACCGCCTCTGACACTGGCGAGCGTGTGGTTGGGTTGAAGGCCAAATTCCGCTCGAAGGTGCGCGTGGTGGGCCTGGGTGCAGGCGCCCTGATCCGCGGGCAGGCCGCCGATTTCAACCTGGAAATTGCCATGCGCGATATTCGCCCCGCCGATGTGGAATTGCTGGCGCGCGAACTAAATTTGCGCGAAACCACCCCCACTACTTTGGATGCTTTGCAAAAGACCTTTGGTCCGCAAAACTGGTTTAACGAATTTCGCCAACTCAAAGTAGGCTCCGTCATCGAAACTGAAGATGGCAAGAAAATCCCCGCGCCCGATAGCGTGGCTTATTGGGCCAATGCCGAAGGCGTCAATCTGGCTGCCGCAGAAGGCCTGCACAACAAAATGCGACGCTTGTTCAATACCGAATATATCGTTGAAAACCCATCTTCGGACGGCATCAATGAAATTGTTAAAGCCCTTGAAGCCGGGCAGCATATTGTGCTTTCCTTTGGCGACCACGAAAGCGATCTCGATTATCTTTTAGTCAGCAATTTGCTCACCCGCCATATCCGCAATCGCTGGGAAGCCAGCGCTAATGCCTTTCGCAGTTCGGGCAGAAATGAGCCGCGCCCCCTGGTCATTGCCGTGGAAGAAGCCCACAAACTGCTCAACCGTGAGATGGCACGCCAGACTACCTTCAGTACCATTGCCCGCGAGCTGCGCAAATATTACGTCACCCTGCTGATTATTGACCAGCGCCCCTCGCAAATTTACGACGAAGTCATGTCGCAGTTGGGGACGCGTATCTCAGGCTGGCTGGGTGATGAAGATGATCTGCGCGCGGTACTCTCTGGCCTTTCGGGGCGAGATTCCCTTCGGGGAATGCTGGCCCGCCTCCAGCCGAAAGAGGAAGTCCTGCTCCTCGGGTGGGGAGTTCCCATGCCGTTGCCGGTTCGTTCCCGTCGTTATGACGATCGCTTCTGGGATGAGTTACTCGGAAAAAAGAAATTTGATGCTGAACAAAATTTACGTGAATTAGGCTTCTAG
- a CDS encoding Crp/Fnr family transcriptional regulator: protein MLPKILKQMPLFEGLTEAELNRLTPLFSFSECAENEEIFKQGDIANYLYLVVKGRVAIRFKPDDGEMLTVAQIEAGGVFGWSAAFGSGYYTSGAYCLSDAGLLCVSGEALKRFHIKFPDTGKLILERLAKVIAERLQRAHTHSQVVAMLEYGLTNGVKPLGA, encoded by the coding sequence ATGTTACCAAAAATACTCAAACAAATGCCCTTATTTGAAGGGTTAACGGAGGCGGAACTCAATCGCTTAACGCCGCTGTTTTCTTTCAGTGAGTGCGCTGAAAATGAAGAAATTTTCAAACAAGGGGATATTGCCAATTATCTTTATCTGGTTGTTAAAGGCCGCGTGGCGATTCGATTCAAACCCGACGATGGCGAAATGCTGACGGTAGCGCAAATTGAAGCCGGGGGTGTTTTTGGTTGGTCAGCTGCCTTTGGCAGTGGTTATTACACTTCGGGAGCCTATTGTCTTTCGGATGCCGGATTGCTTTGCGTGAGTGGTGAAGCCCTGAAACGTTTCCACATTAAATTTCCTGATACCGGTAAGCTAATTCTTGAACGCCTGGCAAAAGTAATTGCCGAACGGTTACAGCGCGCCCACACCCACAGTCAGGTGGTTGCTATGTTAGAATATGGACTAACAAATGGCGTAAAACCTTTGGGAGCGTAA